The following are from one region of the Eubacterium sp. MSJ-33 genome:
- a CDS encoding glycosyltransferase family 2 protein, with protein MNQEYLFKELRKGATASRQIVVTGYCTAEFMDDKTLSACIIRNGAKTILSCGYEVVPAPSFQGKHGNEKKYSRLLTVCITVSMKIEPKDQFQLLAQTEDGTQIVMCSNRGETLIKEFQKIYYSIDTVKEEAGYFVIRGWAIDSEDVTIRLHDRKTGEILTLPPNMPEWYIRSDAMRRFTECKKMEKIGFSMKLPLEWSKRSLSMEFQAGKCNARENVQKSGQGFSGRCLNNLYVNVLRVYNNTKTLGLHNTCVKIKKHLQVATPFSHKDYNKWARKKLLTAKQVEQQKKEEFAYNPKFSILVPLFESDEKFLKELIESVQAQTYSNWELCFSDGSKDSSRLEVWMQAYLKSDSRIKFIARRQGPLGISENTNQAYELATGDYIVLGDHDDLFTVDALYECVKTLNEKKVQVIYTDEDKIDETGKTYFAPNFKPDFNIDLLRCNNYICHMFVAEKELVEKVGLFDPAFNGAQDYDFIFRCVEQADGIHHIPRVLYHWRAHTVSTAEIPESKIYAFEAGKRAIAAHLKRVGLDGVVEDGDNLGFYRVSYPVKGEPLLSIVIPNKDHIEDLKKCMKAIDERSTYRNFEYIIVENNSEKQETFAYYKELEARKNVTVLYWPDEFNYSKINNFGVEHAHGEYILLLNNDTEMINDDCLEQMLGYCQRDDVGIVGARLYYDDNTIQHAGVVVGYGGVAGHAFVTLNEDEGLYQSRTKVACDYSAVTAACMMVKKKVFEEVGGLEPMFRVAFNDVDFCMKVRQTGKLIVYVPQAMLYHYESKSRGLEDTPDKQIRFNNEVELFVKRWPEILANGDPYYNVNLALDAADFSIRV; from the coding sequence ATGAATCAGGAATATCTGTTTAAGGAATTAAGAAAAGGTGCCACGGCGTCGCGGCAGATCGTTGTGACTGGATATTGCACGGCGGAGTTTATGGATGATAAAACGCTTTCAGCGTGTATTATAAGAAATGGAGCAAAGACGATACTGTCATGCGGATATGAAGTTGTACCGGCACCGTCGTTTCAGGGAAAACACGGCAATGAAAAAAAATATTCCCGTTTATTGACAGTCTGCATTACGGTATCGATGAAGATAGAGCCGAAGGATCAGTTTCAGCTTTTGGCACAGACGGAAGATGGAACACAAATTGTGATGTGTAGTAACAGGGGAGAAACTCTGATTAAAGAATTCCAGAAGATTTATTATTCGATTGATACGGTGAAAGAAGAAGCCGGATATTTTGTGATCCGGGGTTGGGCAATCGACAGTGAAGATGTTACGATTCGACTGCATGATAGAAAGACCGGGGAGATTTTGACGCTTCCCCCGAATATGCCGGAATGGTATATCCGCTCAGATGCCATGCGCCGGTTTACGGAGTGTAAGAAGATGGAGAAGATTGGATTTTCCATGAAGCTTCCGCTCGAGTGGAGTAAGCGGAGTTTGTCGATGGAATTTCAGGCGGGCAAATGTAATGCCAGAGAGAACGTACAGAAATCCGGGCAGGGATTTAGCGGCAGATGTCTGAATAATCTGTATGTGAATGTATTGCGTGTCTATAATAACACGAAGACATTGGGATTGCATAATACCTGTGTGAAGATTAAAAAACATTTACAGGTCGCAACGCCGTTCAGTCATAAAGACTATAACAAATGGGCACGCAAGAAACTGTTGACAGCCAAGCAGGTGGAACAGCAGAAAAAAGAAGAATTTGCATATAATCCAAAATTCAGTATTCTTGTTCCATTGTTTGAGAGTGATGAAAAATTCCTGAAAGAACTGATAGAATCAGTACAGGCGCAGACATATAGTAACTGGGAACTCTGTTTCTCGGATGGCAGCAAAGATTCTTCGCGTCTGGAAGTGTGGATGCAAGCATATCTAAAGTCAGATTCCCGTATAAAGTTTATTGCAAGACGGCAGGGACCGCTTGGAATCTCAGAGAATACGAATCAGGCGTATGAGCTTGCAACCGGAGATTATATTGTGCTTGGCGATCATGATGATCTGTTCACGGTGGACGCATTGTATGAGTGTGTGAAAACCCTGAATGAGAAAAAGGTTCAGGTCATCTATACAGATGAAGATAAAATTGACGAGACGGGAAAGACGTATTTTGCACCGAACTTTAAACCGGATTTTAATATTGACCTGCTTCGTTGCAACAATTATATCTGTCATATGTTTGTCGCTGAGAAAGAACTGGTAGAAAAGGTTGGATTGTTTGATCCGGCATTCAATGGCGCACAGGATTATGATTTTATCTTCCGCTGTGTGGAGCAGGCAGATGGAATCCATCATATTCCACGGGTGCTGTATCATTGGAGAGCGCATACGGTATCGACAGCAGAGATTCCTGAGTCAAAGATTTATGCTTTTGAAGCAGGGAAACGGGCAATCGCAGCACATCTGAAGCGTGTGGGATTGGATGGTGTTGTTGAGGATGGAGATAATCTGGGATTTTATCGTGTCAGCTATCCGGTGAAGGGAGAACCGCTTCTGTCTATCGTGATTCCGAACAAGGATCATATTGAGGATCTGAAGAAATGTATGAAGGCAATTGATGAGCGTTCAACATATCGGAACTTTGAATATATTATTGTGGAAAACAACAGTGAGAAGCAGGAGACATTTGCGTATTATAAGGAACTCGAAGCAAGAAAAAATGTGACCGTGCTGTACTGGCCGGATGAGTTTAATTATTCAAAGATCAATAATTTCGGTGTGGAGCATGCACATGGGGAATATATTCTGCTTTTGAATAATGATACCGAGATGATAAACGATGATTGTCTGGAGCAGATGCTTGGATATTGCCAGAGAGATGATGTGGGTATTGTCGGAGCGAGACTGTATTATGATGACAATACGATTCAGCATGCGGGTGTTGTTGTCGGATATGGTGGTGTCGCCGGACATGCATTTGTGACACTCAATGAAGATGAGGGACTGTATCAGTCGCGGACGAAGGTTGCCTGCGATTACAGTGCGGTGACAGCAGCATGTATGATGGTGAAAAAGAAAGTGTTTGAAGAGGTTGGAGGATTGGAACCGATGTTCCGTGTGGCATTCAATGATGTTGACTTCTGTATGAAAGTGCGGCAGACGGGTAAATTGATTGTCTATGTGCCACAGGCAATGTTGTATCATTATGAATCCAAATCACGGGGACTGGAAGATACGCCGGATAAACAGATCCGTTTTAACAATGAGGTGGAATTGTTTGTAAAACGCTGGCCGGAAATTCTGGCAAACGGAGATCCGTATTATAACGTAAATCTGGCTTTGGATGCAGCAGACTTTTCTATCCGTGTGTAG
- a CDS encoding glycosyltransferase family 2 protein has protein sequence MKFRISDLNADTIKKGFAHIRSNTIPEALSKARSMVTGLDLAYDRFFRDTLEADEEELAGQRQQTFAYQPCISILVPVYMTPELSLRAMLESVLHQTYGNWELCLVDGSQAKGEMPVLDARVSENGELSVMDKVYSLETERIIRQYMETEPRIRYIKMEENMGISGNSNRALAEATGEYVALLDHDDVLTEDALYRVVSTLQEQQYDVLYSDEDRMSENGAHYYEPRFKPEFDIDLLREYNYISHLFVAKRSLMQMDGGFHSALDGAQGYDMILRCCEGNRSICHIPYVLYHKRIHDGTSEEREIKHAQENQAGKEALEAHIEREHLFARVMLTKQRSVYQVKYDTLGNPLVSIVVTGHTDRALMNRMLEPFYEKTRYSNFEIIIVDQDSEDSELQKYYQEMQNRRRNISVVTAPAGKSQTEYRNLGSIRANGAYVLFLDANLEIGDSAALGEMLGIAMREDVGIVTGTLYDDRERLYAAGLEFSGAYETVVQRWQAQTERMVDLATERQLYRYPYRGLTDFETWKDMRRVQRDETGAMRYYGMNREYEIVPAYCMLVKKQAFMQLGGFSDKFRTELSVLDFCLRVREHGYRIVNAAHAKWQFHDLPDAVRMKCEAANIDAQVDFAERDLFEILWSHVLSLR, from the coding sequence GTGAAATTCCGAATATCAGATCTGAATGCAGATACAATTAAAAAAGGGTTTGCACATATTCGTTCGAATACGATTCCGGAAGCACTTTCCAAAGCCCGTTCCATGGTGACAGGACTGGATCTTGCATATGATCGTTTTTTTCGGGATACGTTAGAGGCAGATGAAGAGGAGTTGGCAGGACAGAGGCAGCAGACATTTGCGTACCAACCATGTATCAGTATCTTAGTTCCGGTGTATATGACACCGGAGCTTTCTTTGCGTGCTATGCTGGAGTCGGTGCTGCATCAGACATATGGAAACTGGGAACTGTGTCTGGTTGATGGAAGTCAGGCAAAGGGAGAAATGCCGGTTTTGGATGCACGAGTGTCAGAGAACGGTGAGCTCTCGGTGATGGATAAGGTGTACAGTCTGGAAACAGAGCGGATTATCCGGCAGTATATGGAGACAGAGCCTCGTATCCGTTATATCAAGATGGAAGAGAACATGGGCATATCCGGGAACAGCAATCGTGCATTGGCAGAAGCAACCGGAGAATATGTTGCGTTGCTCGACCACGATGATGTTCTGACAGAAGATGCATTATACCGGGTTGTAAGTACACTTCAGGAACAGCAATATGATGTGTTGTATTCGGATGAAGACCGGATGTCTGAAAATGGTGCACATTATTATGAACCGCGGTTTAAACCGGAGTTTGATATTGATCTGCTCCGTGAATATAATTATATCTCGCATTTATTTGTGGCAAAGCGATCTTTGATGCAGATGGATGGAGGATTTCATAGTGCGCTCGATGGTGCGCAGGGCTATGATATGATTCTGCGTTGCTGCGAGGGCAATCGTTCAATCTGTCATATTCCATATGTACTGTATCATAAGAGAATTCATGATGGAACTTCAGAGGAGCGGGAAATTAAGCACGCACAGGAAAATCAGGCGGGAAAAGAGGCACTTGAGGCACATATTGAACGGGAGCATCTGTTCGCACGGGTGATGCTGACGAAGCAACGCAGCGTGTATCAGGTAAAATACGATACGTTGGGGAATCCACTGGTGTCTATAGTTGTAACCGGACATACGGACCGTGCACTGATGAATCGGATGCTGGAGCCATTTTATGAGAAAACTCGATATAGTAATTTCGAAATCATTATTGTGGATCAGGATTCAGAGGATTCAGAACTGCAGAAATATTATCAGGAAATGCAGAACCGCAGGCGGAATATCTCTGTTGTGACGGCGCCGGCAGGGAAAAGTCAAACTGAATACCGGAATCTTGGAAGTATTCGAGCCAATGGGGCATATGTGTTGTTTCTGGATGCAAATCTGGAGATCGGAGACAGCGCAGCACTTGGCGAGATGCTTGGTATTGCGATGCGTGAAGATGTTGGCATCGTGACCGGAACACTCTATGATGACCGGGAGCGGTTGTATGCTGCCGGATTGGAGTTTTCAGGTGCGTATGAAACTGTGGTGCAGAGATGGCAGGCACAAACAGAGCGAATGGTAGATTTGGCAACGGAAAGACAGTTGTATCGTTATCCTTATCGTGGACTGACTGATTTTGAAACATGGAAGGACATGCGCAGAGTACAACGTGATGAAACCGGAGCCATGCGTTATTATGGCATGAACCGGGAATATGAAATTGTACCTGCATATTGTATGCTTGTGAAGAAACAGGCGTTTATGCAATTGGGTGGGTTTTCGGATAAGTTCCGGACAGAATTATCGGTGCTTGATTTCTGTCTGCGTGTGCGGGAGCATGGATATCGGATCGTAAATGCAGCACATGCAAAATGGCAGTTCCACGATCTTCCGGATGCAGTCCGGATGAAATGTGAAGCTGCCAATATAGATGCGCAGGTGGATTTTGCGGAACGTGATCTTTTTGAGATTCTTTGGTCACATGTATTGTCACTCCGTTAG